The following nucleotide sequence is from Candidatus Polarisedimenticolaceae bacterium.
GGCAACCTCGTCAGCAATCAGCTCATCAACTGGACCCTCTCCAACCGCAACCGCCGCATCGAGATTCCCGTGACGGTCGCCGCCTCGACCGATCCCGAGAAGGTCCTGACGATCTTGACGTCCGCGGTGGCGGGCCAGCCCAGCGTGCTCGCGCACCCGGCCCCTGCGGCGCTCGTCCGCGGCTACGGCGTCGGCCTCGACTGCTCCGTCTACTTCTGGACGTCGGACTTCGACGGGGCGACGACGCTCAAGAGCGACATGACGATGCGCGTCCACCGCGCGCTCGCCGCGTCGGGAATCGAGCGCCCGTCGTCGGTGCAGGACGTCAGGATCAAGCAGTAAAGCGCCGAGCGATCAGCTCGTCCTGGCGTCCCTCAAGAGGTGCGCCATCCTCTGGAGCAGTTTCCATCCGATGACGCCGTTCGCCTCGACGACGGGGCGAAAGTCCCAGAACGTGAGGCCCCAGAGGACGAGGTCGCTCGTCGCGGTGATCGTGGCGGTGCGGGGCCCCTCGTCGAACATCGCGATCTCGCCGAAGAAGTCGCCGGCGTGGAAGATCGCGCGCTCCCTGCCGCCGACGACGCAACGGCAGTCGCCCGACTCGACGACGTAGAAGGCGGCGCCGCCGGAGCCTTCCTGGATCACGATGTCGCCTGTCGCGAAGCGGCGCTCCTTGAAGAGGCGCGCGATCTGCTCGATCTCGCCCTTCGTGAGGTCGGCGAAGATCGGGACGCGGCGGAGAACGTCTTGCGGCGCGCCCTTCATGCGCCGGCCTTCGTGATCGCCCGGCACTGGAGGAGGAAGATCTTCCCGTCGGAGAGCGCCCACTCGATGTCCCGGCCGGGGCCGTAGATGACCTCGCACCGGCTCGCCAGCTCGTGGAGCTGCCGCAGGTGGTCGTCGTTCAAGGAGAGCGCCTCGACGAGATGCGGAGGCAGCGGATCCTCGATCGTGCCGCCCTCGGCCGCGCGCCGCACCGCGATCTTCTTGTAGCCGGGAATCCGCTCCAGGACGTTTCCCTGCCGGTCGATGCGGAAGTTGTCGGGGATCACGAGCGCCGCGACGACCGCCTCGCCGAGCCCCCACGCGGCCTCGATCACGCGCTCGTCGTCCCCCGTCACGGGGTTCGTCGTGAACATGACGCCCGCGGCTTCGGGGTCGAGGAGCGCCTGGACGACGACGCCCACGCTCGGGCGCGTGAAGCGGCCGATCTTCTGGCGGTAGGTGATCGCCGAGTCGGAGTTGGCCGACCACCACACCTTGTTGAGCGCCGCGCTCACGTCGTCCGCGGTCCTCACGTTCAGGAGCGTGAGATGTTGCCCGGCGAAGCTCGCCGAGGCGCCGTCCTCGTCGACGGCCGACGAACGCACGGCGAGCGGGCCGCCGAGCGGTCTCACCCTCTTGACGACCTCTTGCGTCGCGCGCGTCTCGCCCGACGCGACCGCTTCGACGATGTCCCCCGAGAGCGCGAAGCCGGGCGGGACCGGAAGGCCGTCGCGAATCGCCTGCCCCAAGCCCACCGCCTTGGCGCCGAAGAGCGCCTCTTCGTGGGCCTCTTCGAGGGGGACGACTCGCTTCAAT
It contains:
- a CDS encoding cyclic nucleotide-binding domain-containing protein; translated protein: MKGAPQDVLRRVPIFADLTKGEIEQIARLFKERRFATGDIVIQEGSGGAAFYVVESGDCRCVVGGRERAIFHAGDFFGEIAMFDEGPRTATITATSDLVLWGLTFWDFRPVVEANGVIGWKLLQRMAHLLRDARTS
- a CDS encoding PEP/pyruvate-binding domain-containing protein — protein: MKRVVPLEEAHEEALFGAKAVGLGQAIRDGLPVPPGFALSGDIVEAVASGETRATQEVVKRVRPLGGPLAVRSSAVDEDGASASFAGQHLTLLNVRTADDVSAALNKVWWSANSDSAITYRQKIGRFTRPSVGVVVQALLDPEAAGVMFTTNPVTGDDERVIEAAWGLGEAVVAALVIPDNFRIDRQGNVLERIPGYKKIAVRRAAEGGTIEDPLPPHLVEALSLNDDHLRQLHELASRCEVIYGPGRDIEWALSDGKIFLLQCRAITKAGA